Genomic DNA from Vibrio tubiashii ATCC 19109:
TACCCGGTATCTGCTGCGCGCCAAACAGTGGTGTACCGTACTCGTTGGCTTGCTGGTAATCGGGAATATAGCGAGCCATATGATCAATCGCTTTTCGACTTCTTTCCACAATCACATCTTCATCCCAGCCTTTTTGTATTTTACGCTTCAATCGCAAAGGCAAATGTGGCTGTGATGTCGATTGATTAGACGCCACCAACCCATCATCGAATAAAGTGATATCTTTAGTCATGCCATGTAACTGAAACACCCCATCAGGATAAGGTGTTAGCTGCGCCATTCCATTTGGTGTTCCCCTCGGTCCGTGAAATATGACTTCAGGCCAAAGCTCATTGCATTCATTCCACTTAGTTACATAGGCCGCTTTAAACTCTACTAGCCTTTCACGCGGTTTATTTGCTAAGTCGTCGATTGAACCAGTCTCATAGCCGCAGGCATTGACAAGAAAATCGAATTCTAAAATCTGCGCTTCATTGTCCTGACTGACACATTCAATCATCCAGCTATCGGCACGTTCTTCTACCCCAATGACCTGCGTATTGGCCATTAAGGTGCAGTTAGGAATCGCTTCTAATGCCAACGTCGCAGATGCAGCAATACGGAACACACTCCACCCATGCTCCTCAACTGCAACAACTGGGAACTTAAGTGCGTCTAAATCAGTATGCTTGGCGAAAGGAATCATCCACTCATCGATAGTTTTTGGTTGAGTTGGCTGTTGCTGCTCTTTCAACTCATCTAAATCTTCTCGACTGTAGAATTTGTAATAGTCACAAGGCTCACCCAACACTTTGTTCGCTGGGTCTTCTGCGACTAGCTCAGCATAGCAAGATTGAATTGTAATCAGCCTTTCATACAACTCTTCAGGACTACCACCATCAGAATACGGCACCGCAATGACAGTTGGTCGACGATTGATTGTCTGTGGATAAAGGCGTGCGGTATCTATAGATTGCTTAAGTAACTCTATACACTGCTCAGCAGAGATCTCTCTGTACAAATTTCCACCAGCATGAAGATGGCATATTGGCGGTCCACTGATGAGCCCATTACCTTTTTCTATAAGGTGGACATCTAAACCTAATTCGGCCATGTGAACTGCAGCCGTAGCTCCAGCGATACCACCGCCAATAATTGCGATTTTTGGTGAACTCTTCGTTTGGGTTTTAGATAGCATTTATATGGCTAATTCATTCATTCTCAGTGC
This window encodes:
- a CDS encoding FAD-dependent oxidoreductase, which produces MLSKTQTKSSPKIAIIGGGIAGATAAVHMAELGLDVHLIEKGNGLISGPPICHLHAGGNLYREISAEQCIELLKQSIDTARLYPQTINRRPTVIAVPYSDGGSPEELYERLITIQSCYAELVAEDPANKVLGEPCDYYKFYSREDLDELKEQQQPTQPKTIDEWMIPFAKHTDLDALKFPVVAVEEHGWSVFRIAASATLALEAIPNCTLMANTQVIGVEERADSWMIECVSQDNEAQILEFDFLVNACGYETGSIDDLANKPRERLVEFKAAYVTKWNECNELWPEVIFHGPRGTPNGMAQLTPYPDGVFQLHGMTKDITLFDDGLVASNQSTSQPHLPLRLKRKIQKGWDEDVIVERSRKAIDHMARYIPDYQQANEYGTPLFGAQQIPGRDDTLRAADVTFEGEHYARVEVVKGSSAYEAAIKLVKEWRLHDYQDKNIESLHPVMMSLSAENIEAKARQLAIERAYPEQLAKYYGCLS